The proteins below come from a single Candidatus Methylarchaceae archaeon HK02M2 genomic window:
- a CDS encoding V-type ATP synthase subunit D, which translates to MSVSFGRKVLPTKLELIRVKRSLQFSKIVYKILGDKREILLKRIDEMMAEAAKAREGMWQPLSEAYESLFNAYIKVGPAKLDSIGMTTPEQIEINVHSRTIVDVEVPTLQVTLKETGMTYGFMDTSYNLDEATKTMRKILPAICKAAELENAIFSLARELDKTQRLLNALEFVIIPHYEESIKYITSTLEEREREEFVRLKHVKKILERGRSS; encoded by the coding sequence ATGTCTGTTAGCTTTGGTAGAAAAGTACTACCAACAAAACTTGAATTAATAAGGGTAAAAAGGAGTCTTCAATTCTCAAAAATAGTTTATAAGATTCTCGGAGATAAAAGAGAGATTCTGTTAAAAAGAATAGATGAAATGATGGCTGAAGCAGCCAAAGCAAGGGAAGGTATGTGGCAACCTTTGTCTGAAGCCTATGAATCTCTTTTTAATGCTTATATCAAAGTTGGTCCAGCAAAACTTGATTCTATAGGGATGACTACTCCTGAGCAGATCGAAATCAATGTTCATTCAAGAACTATTGTTGATGTTGAAGTTCCTACCTTACAGGTAACGCTAAAAGAAACTGGAATGACCTATGGCTTTATGGATACTAGCTACAATCTCGATGAAGCCACCAAAACAATGAGGAAGATATTGCCCGCAATATGCAAGGCTGCAGAATTGGAAAATGCAATTTTCAGCTTAGCTAGAGAACTCGATAAAACTCAACGTCTTCTTAATGCCTTAGAGTTTGTCATTATTCCACATTACGAAGAATCGATAAAGTACATAACCTCAACTCTTGAAGAGAGAGAAAGGGAAGAATTTGTAAGGCTTAAGCATGTAAAAAAAATATTAGAAAGGGGGAGATCAAGTTAA